DNA sequence from the Acidothermus cellulolyticus 11B genome:
CTGTCATCACTCCGATCGACCTCGACCATCAAGCGCATCTGGGGTCCACAATTGCCGCGATCGCCGGTGAGAAAGCCGGAATCATCAAATCGGATCAGACCGTGGTGGTTGCCGCCCAACACGATGCCGCCGCCCAGGTGCTGCGTCGTCGCGCCGAGGAGGTTGGGGCGCGTCTGGTGACCGAAGGCGTGGATTTCGCTGTCACGGAACGAAAACCCGCAGTCGGCGGCCAGCTCGTCACCATCCGCGGCGTGCGCGGTGAATATCCCGAGCTGTTCCTCCCGTTGCACGGTGCACATCAGGCGGGCAATGCCGCTGTCTCGCTTGCGGCCGTCGAGACATTCCTCAGCCCGGAGCATGCGCTTGACATCGACCTGCTGCGGGACGCGTTCGCCGGCGTCCGGTCACCCGGGCGGTTGGAAATCGTCCGTACGAAGCCCACCGTCCTCGTCGACGCCAGCCACAATCCCGCCGGCGCCCGCGTGACGGCTGCGACGCTGGCCAGTGAATTCGCGTTCGAGCGACTCATCGGTGTGATCGGCACCCTGGCCGACAAGGACGTCCCGGGAATTCTCACCGCATTCGCACCAGTGCTCAGTGAGGTCATCGTCACCCGGAGCAGCTCGCATCGGGCGATCGACCCCGTCGATCTCGCAACGCAGGCCGAGGCCGTGTTCGGGCCGGAGAAGGTGACCCTCGTCCCGCGGCTGGATGAGGCATTGCAGGTCGCGCTGCGCCGGGCGGCCGAGGCTGACGCGGGCGGATTGGGCAGCGGCGTCGGTGTTCTCGTGACGGGTTCCGTGGTGACCGCCGGTGAGGCCCGGCGGCTGTTGCGACAGCGATGACAACCGCCATGACGTCCCCCGGCGCCGGCGAGGGTGCCGAGGTCGAGCGCGCCCGCCTCCGGGCGCGCCGGGACGCGCGCCGGCTGGCCGCGAGCGTGCTCGGGACGGAAGTGATCGTCTTCTGGCTGGGCATCATCGCCGCCGTCACGCTGTCCGGGGTGTCCCGCCCGGTCGCGATTGCGGTGGGCGCGGCCTTGGCCCTTGGCTGCGTCCTCGCAGCGATGCTGCTCCGCACCCGCGCCGGGTACGTGCTCGGCAGCGTGCTCCAACTGCTGGCGATCGCGTGCGGCGTCGTCGTCCCGGTGATGTTCATCCTCGGCGTGATCTTCGCGGGGTTGTGGGTAGCGGCGTGGCGGCTCGGCGTGAAGGCGATCCGATCAGCTGATCAAGCGGGGAGAAGCTCGGGCACGTCGTGACGATCGTGCGGTACGGTCAGAGGGAATGTCCACCGAAACCGCCTCCGCACTCGATGAGCGCTCGGTCGCGCCGCGGTCCCGGGCAGCCGACGACGCCGGCCAGGTCCCGTTGATCCATGCGCGGGGCCTGCTCAAGCGTTACGGCACGTTCGTCGCCGTCGACCACATCGACCTCGACGTGTACGCCGGCCAGGCTTTCGGCTTTCTCGGCCCGAACGGAGCGGGGAAATCCTCCACTATGCGCATGATCGGATGCGTCTCGGAGCCGTCCGGCGGCACGTTGCGCATCTTCGGCCTGGACCCACGGCGCGACGGTCCGGTGATCCGGGGTCGGATCGGGGTCGTGCCGCAACAAGACACCCTCGACCTCGAGCTCACCGTCCGCGAGAACCTCATCGTGTACGGGCGGTACTTCGGCCTTCCCCGGGCCTGGCTGCGCCGTCGCGCAGACGAATTGCTCGACTTCGTCCAGCTCGCCGACCGTGCCGACGACAAGGTGGAGCCCCTCTCCGGCGGCATGCGCCGACGCCTCACCATCGCGCGGGCACTGATCAACGAGCCGGAGCTGCTGCTGCTCGACGAGCCGACCACCGGTCTTGATCCGCAGGCCCGGCACGCGGTCTGGGATCGCCTCTTCCGCCTCAAACAGCACGGCGTCACCCTCGTCCTCACCACCCACTACATGGACGAAGCCGAGCAGCTCTGCGACGAGCTGGTCGTCATGGACAAGGGTTCGATCGTTGCGCGCGGCTCCCCGCGGGACCTCATCACCCGGTTCGCCACCAAGGACGTCGTTGAGCTGCGGTTTCCGGTCGGTCGCAACGAGGAGATGGCCGGCCGGGTCGCTGACCTTGGTGACCGGGTTGACGTCCTGCCCGACCGGCTCGTCATTTACACCGAGGACGGCGACGGCTGTCTTGCGGCGGTGCACGCCCGTGGTCTCGAACCGCTCTCCGCTTGGTTGCGCCGCGCCACGCTGGAAGACGTCTTCCTCCGGCTCACCGGCCATGCGCTGATCGATTGAGCACCGGCCACCGGACGCAACGAGCAATGGAGCAGCCCATGCACATAGCAATGCAGCAGCCCATGCACATAGCAATTCAGCGACCCATGCACGTAGCAATGCAGCAGCCCATGCAACAAGCAATGCAGCGACCCATTCCGCGACGATCCCTCAACCGGGAGCGCCAAGCCCCGGCAGCCTCTTGGCGCCACCCGCCGGCGGAGGGTGCATGAGCGGCATGGCGGCGGCGGCCGAACCGCTTGGTACCGCCCGTGGGAACCTGCCCGCGGCGATGCGGCGCACCTGGCGGGCGTACCGGTACTGGGTGACGAGTTACCGGCGGACCTGGCGCGGTTCGGTGGTGTCGAGCATCGTCAATCCGGTGCTGTACCTGGCGGCGCTGGGGGTTGGGCTCGGCACTCTGGTGCACGCCGGGCCCGCGACCCATGGGCTGAGCTACCTGCAGTTCATCGCCCCTGGATTGCTCGCCGCCACCGCGATGCAGGTGGCCTCCATCGAAGCGACCTATCCGGTGCTCGCGTCGGTCAAATGGGTGCCGATGTACGACGCCATGCTCGCGACACCGCTCACGGTCGGGGACGTCTTCGCCGGCCACCTGCTGTGGATGCTCACTCGGATCGGGCTGACCAGCAGCACGTACCTGGCGGTGATCGCCGCATTCGGCGGGGTGCGCAGTGGGCTCGCTGTTTGTGCAGTGCCGATCTGTCTTCTGCTCGGCCTGGCGTGCGCGGCCCCGATTGCCGCGTTCGCCGTCAGGCAAGAGACCGACACGTCTTTCTCCGCCTTGCAGCGTTTCGTGATCGTGCCGATGTTCCTCTTCTCCGGCACGTTCTTCAGCATTGATCAGCTTCCGTCGTGGATTCGTCCCGTTGCGTACGTGACCCCGCTCTGGCACGGTGTCACCCTTACCCGCGATGTCACGAGCGGTGTCGTGGAGCCCGGCGGCGTCGCCCTCATCGGCGTCCACCTCGTCTTTCTCACCGCGCTCGCGGGAATCGGCACCCGTATCGCCGCCCGCAATTACCGGCGACGGTTGGAGCGTTGAGTGATGTCCTTCGCGTTGCGCATCCTTCCGTACGGCGCCTTCGGCCGGTTCACCGGACGCCGCAGTGTTGCCCTTGTTGAGCGGAGTCTGATGGTCTACCGCCACACGTGGATCATCATTGTCTCCGGTTTCTTCGAACCGCTGTTCTACTTGTTGTCGATCGGCGTCGGCGTCGGCCGCTTGGTCCCGCACCTGTCGTACGCCGGCCACCCGATTGCATACACCGCATTCGTCGCACCCGCGATGCTCGCGTCCTCCGCGATGAATGGCGCGATTTACGACTCCACCTTCAACATCTTCCACAAATTGAAGTACGCGAGGGTTTACGAGGGCGTGCTTGCGACGCCGATGACCGCCCTCGACGTCGCCGCCGGCGAAATTCTCTGGGCCCTGGGCCGCGGGTTCATCTACGCCGTCGCGTTTCTCATCGTCTGCGCCGCGATGGGCGTGGTGCATGCGTGGACGGCGGCGCTTGCTCTGCCTTTTGCGGTTCTTGAAGGCTTGGCGTTCGCCGCGTGCGGCATGGCGGCCACGACGTTCATGCGCAGCTGGCAGGACTTCGAATGGGTCAATCTGGTGCTGCTGCCGATGTTCTTGTTCTCCGCCACCTTCTACCCGCTCACCGCTTACCCGACCGCCGTCGCCCATGTCGTCCGCTGGACACCGCTGTACCAGGCGGTGGACGTGCAACGGGCCCTGCTCCTCGGCGGTTGGCATGCCGGCCTGCTCGCCAACTGCGCCTACCTCGCGGTCATGAGCCTGGCCGGCGGTATCGTCGCCGTTCGGCGGCTCGCACGGGTCCTGCTACACTGATCATCCGCTCGTCGGACGAACTCGGGAGTGACGGTGGCGGACGTCGAACACACCTTGCTGCTCATCAAACCGGACGCCGTCCGGCGTGGTCTGGTCGGGGAAATTCTCAGCCGGGTCGAGCGGAAAGGGCTGCGGATTCGCGCCTTGGAGCTCCGCACGATCGATGACGACCTCGCCCGGCGCCACTACGCCGAGCATGCCGCCAAGCCGTTCTTCGCCGACCTGGTGGCCTTCATCACCTCCGGCCCGCTGGTCGCGGCGGTCATCGAGGGCCCACGGGCGGTGGAGACCCTCCGGACCCTGATGGGATCAACCGACCCGGTAGCGGCTCCGCCTGGAACGATCCGCGGTGACTTCGGCCTCCTGGTGACCGAGAATCTCGTGCACGGCTCGGACTCCGTCACGTCCGCCGCCCGAGAGATCGCGTTGTTCTTTCCGCACTTCGCGGCAGACGCCTGAGCTCGACACGGCGATCACCTGGCCCAGACGGCATCCCGCGGGTGGTGTGCCGCACGAAGCCGTCAGACGGCCGCGGCTTTTGCCCGAGGGCAGACGGAACCCGTAGCATGGCTGCGCCGTCCTTGTTTTCGGTGTCGATCGGGTCTTGAGGCCCGGTGGGTGCCGAACCGCTGTTCCCGGCGGCGGTGGACGGCGGCACGTGTCCGATGCTCAACGAAAGGCGAGCCTCCATGCCCACTTCGATTTTCGGCCGCGACATGGCGGTCGACCTCGGCACGGCGAACACCCTGGTCTATGTCCGCGGCCGAGGCATTGTGCTCAACGAACCGTCTGTGGTCGCCATCAACACCAACACCGGGGGGATCCTGGCCGTCGGCATTGAGGCGAAGCGCATGATTGGCCGGACGCCCGGCAACATCGTCGCGGTTCGGCCGCTCAAGGACGGCGTCATCGCGGACTTCGACACCACCGAGCGGATGCTCCGGTACTTCATTCAGAAGGTGCACCGCAACCGGCATCTTGCCCGCGGACCGCGGCTCGTCGTCTGCGTCCCCAGCGGGTGCACGGCTGTCGAGCAGCGTGCCGTCAAGGACGCCGGCTATGCGGCAGGCGCGCGGCGGGTGTACATCATCGAAGAGCCGATGGCGGCGGCGATCGGCGCCGGGCTTCCGGTGCATGAACCGACCGGGAACATGGTGGTCGACATTGGCGGCGGCACGACGGAAGTCGCAGTGATCAGTCTTGGCGGCATCGTGACCAGCCAGTCGATCCGGGTCGGTGGCGACGAGCTGGACAACGCGATCATCAACTACGTCAAGAAGGAATATTCGCTCATGCTCGGTGAGCGGACGGCGGAAGAAATCAAGATGGCGATCGGCTCGGCCTTCCCGGTGCCGGACGAACCGCACGCCGAGATTCGGGGCCGCGATTTGGTGAGCGGTCTGCCGAAGACGATCGTCGTCAGCGCCGCGGAGATTCGCAAAGCCATCGACGAGCCGGTGAACGCCATCATTGACGCGGTGAAGGTGACCCTCGACAAGTGCCCGCCGGAACTCGCCGGCGACATCATGGATCGAGGCATCGTCCTCACCGGCGGCGGCGCCCTGCTGAAGGGCCTCGACGAGCGGCTCCGCCACGAGACCGGCATGCCGATTCACATCACCGAACGGCCCCTCGACTCGGTCGCTCTGGGCGCCGGGAAGTGCGTCGAGGACTTCGACACGTTGCAGCCGGTGCTGATCTCCGAACCCCGCAGCCGCTAGCACGCATGCCTCGTATCGGTGAGCTTCGGTGAAGACGCGGGCATGGGTGACGCCGAGCCGCACGGGCCGTCGCGGTCCCGGGCACTTGCCGGCAGTCCTGCGCGTCACGTGAGACCGTGAGGGACACCCGGCGAACGCGGCTGATCCTCGCGCTCCTGCTCCTCACCGCGTTCACCCTGATCACCCTGGACTACCAGTCGAACGGGCGCGGCGTCTTCGGTGATCTGCGCCGGATCGGTCTTGCGGTGTTCGGTCCGGTCGAGCGGCTCGCCGCGGACGTCGTCCGGCCGGTCCGGCACGCGATCGACACCGTGGCTTCCTTTGGGTCAGAGCACAAGAAGGTGCAGCAGCTGCAGCAGCAGGTCGAGACGCTGCGCCGGCAGCTGCGGGCGCAGCCGTTCGAGCAGCACCGAGCGGCGGAGCTCGACAAGCTCATCCAGGTCTCCTCGATCGGTCAGTACACGATCGTTCCCGCCCAGGTGATCGCGGTTGGGCGGGGAGCCGGTTTCGAGTGGACTGCGACGATTGACGTCGGGAGCCGCGACGGCGTCCGACCGGAGATGACGGTCATCAACGGCGACGGTCTGGTGGGCCGGGTCACCGCTGTCTCTGCGGACACCGCCACCGTGGTGCTGGCCATCGATCCGCAGTTCAACGTCGGTGTCCGGCTGCCGAATGGCGCGATCGGTGTGGTCAGCGGCCATGGCCGCGCCGCAATGAGCCTGCAGCTGATCGACCCGAGCGTCCGGATCACACCCGGCACCGGGCTGGTGACCGCCGGTTCGGTTGATCAAACGCCGTTCGTCTGGGGTGTTCCGGTGGGCACGGTCACCGCGGTGAGCACCCCCCTGGCCGGGGAAGTGCAGACCGGCACGGTTCGCCCGTTCGTTGATTTCGCGACGCTGGACCTCGTCGGGGTCGTCGTCAAGCCGCCGCGGACGGATCCGCGCGGCGCCCTCCTGGCGTCGCCGGTACCCACCGTCACGGTCACCGTCACCGCCACTCCGGCTCCTGTCCCGCAGCCGAGCCGGCCGGCGGCCCAACCGTCACCGCTCCCGTCACCGACTCCGGCGCCCAGCCATGGGTAGAGCGACTCGGACCGGGCTCTTCCTCGGCCTCGTACTGCTCGCGATCCTCCTCGATGCGACGGTGCTTGGTCCCCTCGACTTGCCGGGCGCACCGCCGAGCCTGCTCCTGCTCGTCGTGGCCGCGTGGGCGTTGGTGACCGGGCCGTCGTCCGGCGCGGTGGCGGGCTTTGTCGCCGGGTTCGTCGCTGACGTCGTCCCGCCGGCTGATCACCTCATCGGCCGGTACGCGCTGGCGGCGTGCCTGGTCGGCTATCTCGCCGGGTTGTTTCGGCTGGAGGCCAAGGAATCGGTCGCCGCAGCCCTCGGTGCGGTCGCCCTGGCGGTCGCTCTCGGCACCCTGGTCTTCGCCGGAAGCGGAGTGATCTTTGGGGAGGCGGCCGGTACCGGTGGGGCGCTGCCGGTCGCCGTCGCGTCATCGGTCGGTTACGACCTGCTGCTCACCCCGTTCGTCGTCCCACCCATCACGAGCCTTGTCCGCCGATTGCAGCCTGCGGTATCGCGCGACTGAGCGGCGGCCTAGCGTCGAACAGGGAGGAGGACCCGTGGAGAACCGGTCGCGCATTCGGCTCGTCGTCCTGGCCGCTCTCGTGCTCTCCCTTCCTGTGACATTGATCAGCCGCCTCTGGTACATGCAGGTGATGGCCGGCGACCGGTACGCCGCCGCCGCCAACCGGACGTCGACCAACACCGTGCACACCGTCGCGCCGCGTGGTCTTGTGGTGGACGACGTCGGGCGGGTGCTCGCGGGAAACGAAAGCGCCCTCGTCGTCAGCGCACTGGCGACGGCGCTGCCGAAAGATACCGCCACGCGACGGGCGGAATTGCAACGGCTGGCCGCGATCCTCGGAGTGTCGGAGCAGGATCTCGAGGCCCGGGTCACCTTGTGCGACTACCACAAGTACGGGGCGAAGGCGCCGCAGATGAATCCGGGCTGCTGGACGGGTTCGCCGCTGCAACCGATTCCGCTGCTCCGGTTGGACACGGCGGACGCCGCCGCGCGCGCCACGCAGATCGCGCTCCAGGTCCTGGAGCGTCAGGAGCTTTTTCCCGGCATCACCGCGGAAATTCAGCAAATCCGCAGCTATCCCAGTCCAGCCGGCGCGTCCGCTGCGCAGATCCTCGGCCACGTCGGGAAAATCACCGCGGATGACGTCGCCCGCGCGAAAACCCAGCAGGCCGCCGACGAGCTGAAAACGGCGGCAGCGGCGGGTGAAATGATTGGCCAGGCGGGACTGGAGGCGGAGTACGACCAGTACCTGCGCGGCACGATGGGCACGAGGGTGGTGTCGGTGGACCCGGCAGGCAATCCGCTCGGCACCGTACGGGAAATTCCGCCGACTCCCGGAGCGACGCTCGTCACGAGCATCGACGCGCGGGTGCAGCAGATTGCCGAGCAGGCGCTGGCGGACGCCGTCGAGCATGCGCGGACCGTTCCGCAGTTGGCCAATCACCGCATGGTGACCCAGCATGCCGACGCCGCCGCGGCCGTCGTCATCGACGCCCGCACCGGGCATGTGCTTGCCTTGGCGAATTACCCGACCTACAACCCCGGGGTCTGGGACGGCGGAAGCATCAGCCAGACGGCGTATGACGCGCTGGTGCATGCGCCCGGCAATCCGCTGTTCTCGCAGGCGGTCCAGGGTGAGTACGCCCCCGGATCCACGTTCAAGCCCATTACCACCGCCGGTGCGGTGTCGACGCCGTACTACAGCATCACCGGTCGATACGACTGCCCCACGGTTTTCACCGCCGGAAACCGAACGTTCACCAACTTTGAGGGAGAGACAGGACTCGGCGCCATCAGTTTCGCGGAAGCCCTCACGGTGTCGTGTGACACATTCTTCTACAAGATTGGTGACACGCTCTGGAAAGCGGACGGCGGCCTGACGCCGACCCATCCGCGGGATGCCATCATCAACGAAGCGCTCGGGTGGGGACTCGGCCAACCGACGCACATCGATCTGCCGATCGACGGATCCGGCAACGTTGAGACCCGGCAGGAAAAAATCGATGCGTGGAAGAAGAACAAGGCGCTGTGGTGCGCGGAAGCGCAGACCGAGCCGAATCCGTTGTATCGCGAATACGACCGGGAGAATTGCCAGGACGGCTACCAGTACCGCGAAGGTGACGCATTGAACTTCGCGATCGGCCAAGGTACGGTGACCGTCACCCCGTTGCAGCTCGCCATGGACTACGCGGCGATTGGGAACGGCGGAACGCTTTTCACCCCGCGGATCGGCCGCGCTCTCGTCGCCCCGAACGGCACGGTCATCCAAGAAATCAACGCACCGTCCCGGAAACTGCCGGTGCCCGCCGACGTCCTCAGCTACCTCCGCCAGGCGCTGACCCAGGTGACCACGAATCCACTGGGCACGGCGTACAACGCGTTCGCTGGATTTCCGTTCGACAAATACACCATCGGCGGCAAGACGGGAACCGCGGAGGTGCAGGCGCTCAACCCCGACGGGACGCCGAAGGACTCCACCGCGTGGTTCGCGTCGTTCGGCGGACCGGTGGGTCAACCCGCGCAGTACGCCGTCGTCGTGATGGTGTCGCAAGGCGGCCAAGGCGGAGTGACGGCCGCGCCCGCGGTTCGGGAAATTTACGACGGCCTGTACGGCCTGGATGGCAGCGGGCCGTATCGGCTGCCGCACGACGCGTTCGCGCAAGCCGGCCCGGCGCTGCCCGGCGGAGTGCCGCCCGCCACCCTGCCGAATGTCGCGACCTCCGGGGTGCCGACGCCCACCGCTGCCGCAGCCAACGCGAGCGGCGTCATTTCGCGCTCCGGGACAGGCACCGCCGCCGCAGTAGCGCCAGCCGTGGCGGTACTTCCTCCGGAACGTCGAGGGGGTCGGCGATGACGAGTTGGACGACGCCGGCGACTGCGGGTGTCCGCAATGGCCGGAGCGGGGCGGTGGGACGGCGCGCGGCGCCTGGTCGCTGGCAGCGGATCTGGCACGGCGATTGGGCGTTATGGGCGGCCGTCCTCAGCCTCGCCGGGCTCGGCGTCGTGTTGATCGCGGCTGCCACCAAGCCGCTGAATCCCACCCATCCGTTCACCCTGGCCAAGCAGCAGTTGCTTTTTCTCGTCGTCGGGGCGGCCTTCGCCGTTCTCGCCTCGCTCGTCGAGTACCGCACGATCCGCGCGGCCGCTCCGGTGCTGTACGTCCTCGCGCTCGGCGGCCTGGTGGCGACGTTCGTCGTCGGCGTCAGTGTCAACGGCTCGCGGGCGTGGCTTCGGCTGCCGGGTGGACTGTCGCTTGAACCGTCGGAATTCGCAAAACTCGCCCTGATCGTGCTCGCCGCGCTCGTCGTCAACGCCCGTGTCTCGGGACGATCTGACATCGGCGATTTCGACGTCGTGGCGATCCTGGCATTCTTCGCCGTGCCCACGGGATTGGTTCTGCTCCAGCGGGATCTCGGCACCGGGCTGGTCATTCTCGTCATCCTGTTCGGCGTCCTGGCCGTTGGCGGTGCTCCGACGCGCTGGCTCGTGGGTCTCACGGTGCTCGTTGCGCTGGCAGCCGTGGTCGCCGTGAAATTCCACCTCCTCCATGGCTACCAGGAGGCCAGGTTGACGGCTTTTCTCCACCCGGAATCGGGGACGCAGACCTACGGGTACAACGCGTACCAAGCGCGGATCGCCATCGGTTCCGGCGGCCTGCACGGCACGGGGCTCTTCCACGGATCACAGATCAACAATGGGTATGTCTTCGCCGCGCATACCGATTTCATCTTCGCCACCGCCGGGGAGGAACTCGGTTTCCTCGGCGGCGGACTCATCATCCTCCTTCTCACGGTCATCCTGTGGCGTGGGTTGCGGATCGCGGCGCACGCGCCGGACGCATTCGGCCGCGTTACCGCAGCCGGTGTCGTCTGCTGGTTCGCCTTCGAGTCGTTCGAGAACATCGGGATGAACCTCGGCATCATGCCCATCACCGGTATTCCGCTGCAATTCGTTTCGTACGGCGGGTCGTCGCTCTTCGCGAGCATGCTGGCCATCGGGCTGCTGCAGAACATTGCGATCCAGGCCAAGGTGGTGGCCCGGATCGCGCCGGAGTGACCGTGCGCGGACGACCCGCGGTTGGGCCGTCGTCCTGGTTCTCGCCGACGCCGAAGGACTAGCCGCGGCGGACGGCCCGCGGTTGGCGTCCTCGTCCTGATCGCGGTGCCAGCCGCCGGCGCTCGTCACGAGGCGGTGCACCCGTTACCCTAAAAACTCTGGGGATGGAGGGATCGACGCCGATGCCGGTGACCGAGCAGGTTCCGCCGTCTGTTTTTCCCCGCCTGGAGCCGCTGCTTCTCTCCGTCACGAAGCCCGTGCAGTACATCGGCGGGGAACTGAACAGCCTTGCCAAGGACTGGGCCGCGTGCGACGTGCGATGGTGCCTCGTTTATCCCGATGCGTACGAGGTCGGCTTGCCCAATCAGGGCATCCAGATTCTCTACGAGATCCTTGGGGAGATGGACGGCGTCCTCGTGGAGCGGAGCTACGCCGTCTGGCCGGACCTCGAACGCCTGATGCGCCGTCACGGCATCCCCCAATTCAGCTGGGAGACCCATCGCCCGCTCGCCGCCTTCGACCTCATCGGCGTCACGTTTCCGACCGAGCTCGGCTACACCAACCTGCTCAACATCCTCGATCTCGCCGGCATCCCGATCCGGTCGACCGACCGGACCGACGATCATCCAATCGTGATCGCCGGGGGTCACGCCGCGTTCAATCCCGAGCCAATCGCCGATTTCATCGACGCGGCGGTGCTTGGCGATGGGGAAGAGGTGGTCGCCCAGA
Encoded proteins:
- a CDS encoding FtsW/RodA/SpoVE family cell cycle protein, which translates into the protein MTSWTTPATAGVRNGRSGAVGRRAAPGRWQRIWHGDWALWAAVLSLAGLGVVLIAAATKPLNPTHPFTLAKQQLLFLVVGAAFAVLASLVEYRTIRAAAPVLYVLALGGLVATFVVGVSVNGSRAWLRLPGGLSLEPSEFAKLALIVLAALVVNARVSGRSDIGDFDVVAILAFFAVPTGLVLLQRDLGTGLVILVILFGVLAVGGAPTRWLVGLTVLVALAAVVAVKFHLLHGYQEARLTAFLHPESGTQTYGYNAYQARIAIGSGGLHGTGLFHGSQINNGYVFAAHTDFIFATAGEELGFLGGGLIILLLTVILWRGLRIAAHAPDAFGRVTAAGVVCWFAFESFENIGMNLGIMPITGIPLQFVSYGGSSLFASMLAIGLLQNIAIQAKVVARIAPE